A genomic region of Streptomyces sp. NBC_00247 contains the following coding sequences:
- a CDS encoding ABC transporter ATP-binding protein, which translates to MQIRDLPYQDPGDPDVRSGPRFLVWLGRNQLKGQLFSLSWGLFHQLALAGLPLAAGLAVQAVIDRSGGRLALSGGMILVLGIGIAVGDTMLHRTAVANWITAAARVQQLLARRTAELGAALTRRVAAGEVVAVSTSDVEKIGWFIEALSRFAAAAVALVLICVGLVLYLPSLGFLVALSVPVLALAMLPLLPRATRRADLQREKAGKATELASDTVAGLRVLRGIGGEELFLGRYRRASQEVRGAAVHSARMWSLISAVQVLLPGLLLIALVWYGAGLARDGEIEVGQLVTVFNSAMLLLYPLRTVEEIAMAYSFSRPSAQRAVRVLSLHRDTRPAAENTARTAADTEETLPSGDLYDPVTGLLASAGLFTAVVCGDPDEAGRLAERLGGHAAAEDTREGAGEESAVPSVLLGGCALDELPLERARTAVLVQDKDPVLLSGTLRELLDVPASGAVRAEDALSAAYCDDVLDALAQASVDTDGDPMRTRITERGRSLSGGQRQRLALARSLVTDPEVLVLDEPTSAVDSHTEARVGAGIRELRRGRTTVVFSSSPLLLDLADRVALVHAGTVVAAGPHRELLLTDPLYRSVVTRETEDEAAAAGPPHGAGTDSATDGLNSLRKAGEIEERA; encoded by the coding sequence ATGCAGATTCGTGATCTTCCGTACCAGGACCCCGGCGATCCTGACGTCCGTTCCGGCCCCCGCTTCCTCGTCTGGCTCGGCCGCAACCAGCTCAAGGGCCAGCTCTTTTCGCTCTCCTGGGGTCTCTTCCACCAACTGGCCCTGGCCGGGCTGCCGCTGGCGGCCGGTCTCGCGGTGCAGGCGGTGATCGACCGTTCCGGCGGGCGGCTCGCCCTGTCCGGGGGCATGATCCTGGTGCTGGGCATCGGCATCGCGGTCGGCGACACCATGCTCCACCGCACCGCCGTCGCCAACTGGATCACCGCCGCCGCGCGGGTGCAGCAGCTCCTCGCCCGGCGGACCGCCGAACTCGGCGCGGCCCTGACGCGGCGGGTGGCGGCCGGTGAAGTGGTCGCGGTCTCCACAAGTGATGTCGAGAAGATCGGCTGGTTCATCGAGGCGCTCTCCCGGTTCGCCGCCGCGGCGGTCGCCCTCGTGCTGATCTGCGTCGGCCTGGTGCTGTACCTGCCGTCGCTCGGCTTCCTGGTGGCGCTCTCCGTACCCGTACTCGCCCTGGCGATGCTGCCGTTGCTGCCCCGGGCGACCCGGCGGGCCGACCTTCAGCGGGAGAAGGCCGGCAAGGCCACCGAGCTGGCGTCGGACACCGTCGCGGGGCTGCGGGTGCTGCGCGGCATCGGCGGGGAGGAACTCTTCCTCGGCCGTTACCGCCGCGCCTCCCAGGAGGTCCGCGGCGCGGCCGTGCACAGCGCCCGCATGTGGTCCCTGATCTCCGCCGTCCAGGTGCTGCTGCCCGGCCTGCTGCTGATCGCACTGGTCTGGTACGGAGCCGGGCTGGCCCGTGACGGGGAGATCGAGGTGGGGCAGCTGGTCACCGTGTTCAACTCCGCGATGCTGCTGCTGTATCCGCTGCGGACGGTGGAGGAGATCGCCATGGCCTACTCCTTCTCCCGTCCCTCCGCCCAACGCGCCGTCCGGGTGCTGTCGCTGCACCGGGACACGCGACCGGCGGCCGAGAACACCGCGCGGACGGCCGCGGACACCGAAGAAACGCTTCCTTCCGGCGATCTGTACGACCCGGTCACCGGTCTGCTGGCCTCCGCGGGGCTCTTCACCGCCGTGGTCTGCGGGGACCCGGACGAGGCGGGACGGCTGGCCGAGCGGCTCGGCGGCCACGCCGCCGCCGAGGACACGCGGGAAGGGGCCGGAGAAGAGAGCGCGGTGCCGTCCGTGCTGCTGGGCGGCTGCGCGCTGGACGAACTGCCGCTGGAGCGGGCACGTACCGCCGTCCTGGTCCAGGACAAGGACCCGGTGCTGCTCTCCGGCACGCTCCGGGAGCTGCTCGACGTTCCGGCGTCGGGAGCGGTCCGCGCCGAGGACGCTCTGTCGGCCGCCTACTGCGACGACGTGCTGGACGCGCTGGCCCAGGCGTCCGTCGACACGGACGGCGACCCGATGAGGACGCGCATCACCGAGCGCGGCCGTTCGCTCTCCGGGGGACAACGGCAACGGCTGGCCTTGGCCCGCTCGCTGGTCACCGACCCCGAGGTACTGGTCCTCGACGAGCCGACCTCGGCCGTGGACTCGCACACGGAGGCCAGGGTCGGCGCCGGCATCAGGGAACTGCGCCGGGGCCGCACCACGGTGGTGTTCTCCTCCTCGCCGCTGCTGCTGGACCTCGCCGACCGGGTCGCACTGGTCCACGCCGGGACGGTCGTCGCGGCGGGACCGCACCGCGAACTCCTGCTCACCGACCCGCTCTACCGCTCGGTCGTCACCCGGGAGACCGAGGACGAGGCAGCGGCAGCCGGACCGCCGCACGGTGCCGGGACGGACAGCGCCACCGACGGGCTGAACAGCCTCCGGAAAGCCGGAGAGATCGAGGAGAGGGCATGA